The following DNA comes from Bacteroidota bacterium.
CCCAGCAAAACGCCCGCGCAGCAGAGGCAATTCACCAGGTTGAGGAACGGGATGGAGGAAATAAGCCCCATGATGATCCCGCCGTAGAGCGCCGGAATGAATTTGTCGGGTTTTTGGTTCATGGATCGGTTCGGGGAAGTTTGCGGGGACGGTGAAAGAAACCGGAACAGGTGGAAACGAGGATGGGCGTGAGGATCGTTGCGGCGATGACGCCGAACCATCCCCCCGATCCCAGCCTGGTGAAGAGATTGCTCGCGTGAACGCCGAGGAGGTCGGCGCCGACGTCGAGAAGCATCGGAATGATCGCCGCGAGCCAGAACCACGCCGCCCCCATTCGCATCCTGCGGGAAAGAAATGGGCTCAGCAACACGCCCGCGAAGAATGCGAAATAGATGGCCGAGCAGCGGGCACAGACTGCCATCGGATATCCCGCGATGTGCAGCGAGCGGGCGTCTTCCTGGTGGCAGATATGCGAAAAGAAGGCGTACCCGTCTGCCGCCGGGGAGAAGCCCGCCGCCCGGGCAAGAGGTATTGCCACGAGAGCGGCGCACCAGAGGAAGACAGCAGCCGCGACAGCGAAGTAGAGGGGATAACGGCGCACCGGGAGTCGAATTTTTTCTAAGGTAGGAGAATTCGGAGAGATAATCAACATTGCGATTTGACTCACTAAAGATCTATTCCAAATGGGGTTGTTGCCTCACGTATATTTCTATTCCAAAATCAGTGGAGATTTTCGACCTTTTGGTAACCATTCCGAGAGGTCGATCCCATGGGACTTACTATGCGTGAGAAGCA
Coding sequences within:
- a CDS encoding DUF2085 domain-containing protein, which codes for MRRYPLYFAVAAAVFLWCAALVAIPLARAAGFSPAADGYAFFSHICHQEDARSLHIAGYPMAVCARCSAIYFAFFAGVLLSPFLSRRMRMGAAWFWLAAIIPMLLDVGADLLGVHASNLFTRLGSGGWFGVIAATILTPILVSTCSGFFHRPRKLPRTDP